The Henckelia pumila isolate YLH828 chromosome 2, ASM3356847v2, whole genome shotgun sequence genome includes a window with the following:
- the LOC140883268 gene encoding putative F-box/FBD/LRR-repeat protein At5g44960 — protein sequence MPVHLTGTSFRGSAILPLAAGMACFALVCSGFWVLKSRRRLYPVTVYEKQDTACDIDTKKKLVDRISELSDDIICLIISKLQTRAAVRTSVLSRRWRRVYTIINKASFSCSYMHRSSCCRNLTASHCRKKFVERVDTFLQHHAVSKLMSFELVCCFHGCVMDSFRKWISFVGACGVERLSIRFCSLRVMLKSGPPVFSTDFLPEPSSLTHLHLKGGSFQTPNQNVLKVLKLEFISFTPEDVECILTNCSSLQSLNLLFCVLPIKLQIVGSALQLKSLMLSYCKLVEKIELSAINLIDFEICYRTILKLSFSNVPLLRSVVIDCSSCGVPHYVFGKIAKDLPHLERMVFITYTSFFEEWKMDGTLNELSNLTELVLLLESHNGFNLLELVTLLNACPLLQKFQVSKDVASTFIRKQAKEKVVRRDTQLKELEFNGFRGTKDEYEFILYILENVGSLKRLSISVHPVLYHVFKKRWGSVVGNPRDDEKKRRIIGQRLQGQANSKNVEIIIRSSVTRPDVGLEELLLEEHLLQNY from the exons atgCCCGTTCATCTAACTG GAACCAGCTTTCGTGGCAGCGCGATTTTGCCCTTGGCCGCAGGAATGGCATGTTTTGCACTTGTATGCAGCGGGTTTTGGGTTTTAAAATCTCGAAGAAGACTGTATCCGGTGACTGTGTATGAGAAGCAGGATACTGCTTGTGATATTGACACAAAGAAGAAGCTGGTAGATAGAATCAGTGAATTGTCAGATGACATCATCTGTTTGATTATCTCGAAATTACAAACCAGAGCCGCTGTTAGGACGAGTGTTCTGTCGAGGAGGTGGAGGCGTGTTTACACCATTATTAACAAAGCCAGCTTCAGTTGCTCTTATATGCACCGTTCTTCTTGTTGTCGTAATCTCACTGCGAGCCATTGTCGCAAGAAGTTTGTGGAACGAGTGGATACCTTTTTGCAACATCATGCTGTTTCCAAACTAATGTCTTTTGAATTGGTTTGTTGTTTTCATGGATGCGTCATGGACAGTTTTAGAAAGTGGATCAGTTTTGTAGGTGCATGTGGAGTGGAACGGCTTAGCATTCGATTCTGCTCCCTTCGCGTTATGCTTAAGAGTGGCCCTCCTGTCTTTTCGACGGATTTTCTTCCTGAACCATCATCATTAACACATCTACATCTGAAGGGCGGTTCTTTCCAAACACCTAACCAAAATGTGCTAAAGGTTCTTAAATTGGAGTTTATTTCTTTCACTCCTGAGGATGTAGAGTGCATTTTAACGAATTGTTCGAGCCTTCAATCGTTGAACTTATTATTTTGTGTGCTTCCTATTAAATTACAAATCGTTGGTTCTGCTCTCCAATTAAAGAGTCTCATGCTATCCTACTGTAAGTTGGTGGAAAAGATAGAGTTGTCTGCCATCAATCTAATTGATTTTGAAATATGCTACCGCACTATACTCAAATTGTCCTTTTCTAACGTACCATTGCTGCGAAGTGTAGTCATCGACTGTTCTAGCTGTGGAGTACCTCATTACGTATTTGGAAAAATTGCCAAAGATCTGCCTCATCTTGAACGCATGGTTTTTATAACTTATACCAGCTTCTTTGAG GAATGGAAAATGGATGGAACTCTTAACGAGCTTAGCAACCTAACGGAGTTAGTTTTGCTATTAGAAAGCCACAATGGGTTCAATCTACTAGAACTTGTTACACTCCTGAATGCGTGCCCCCTTCTACAAAAATTCCAAGTATCTAAG GATGTGGCGTCGACGTTTATTCGGAAACAAGCAAAGGAGAAAGTGGTCAGGCGCGACACTCAGTTGAAAGAATTGGAATTTAATGGATTTAGAGGGACGAAAGACGAGTATGAATTTATCTTGTACATCCTTGAAAATGTCGGCTCCCTCAAACGTTTGTCAATCTCTGTGCATCCTGTATTGTACCATGTATTTAAGAAACGTTGGGGATCTGTAGTTGGTAATCCCAGGGACGACGAGAAGAAACGTCGAATTATTGGCCAGAGGTTGCAAGGGCAGGCCAATTCTAAAAATGTAGAGATTATTATACG CTCATCTGTTACGAGACCAGATGTGGGCTTAGAAGAACTTTTGCTCGAAGAACATTTGCTCCAGAATTATTAA